Proteins encoded together in one Fimbriiglobus ruber window:
- a CDS encoding ISKra4 family transposase — protein sequence MTCPHCRESARCKGFKSRQLVSLFGPLEYSRHYYLCRHCHHGISPLDGVLGLRAHDLTPAADEVVCLSGLEDSFATAADTVLPRLAGLRVSESTVQRATEAAGERLAEAQHAGQTFGPSTPWAWHKDADGKTVGYVSVDATGVGQQGSRGAKAEGRMAYIGMIDNPVPEERPRWANPTAAKRPEWKARYVSQVRSLAELAEPLRRQASQVNLGGADRWVALSDGGIGLEDFLRANFPRVEAVILDFYHVAEYVAKLSRVLHPGDADADRRWRETTCEELKTSGGSAVLEKVRSLDLADRAGAASVRAEVVTYFTNQTHRMDYPHYLAQGWQIGSGPVESACKTVIGERMKGGGMRWGEDGADAMSHLRALFCSSDNQWAAFWSKN from the coding sequence ATGACGTGCCCGCACTGCCGGGAATCGGCCCGGTGCAAGGGATTCAAGTCCCGTCAATTGGTCAGCCTGTTCGGTCCGCTCGAGTACTCCCGGCACTACTACTTGTGCCGGCACTGCCACCACGGGATATCGCCCCTGGACGGGGTGCTCGGGTTACGGGCTCACGACCTGACCCCGGCCGCCGACGAGGTCGTCTGCCTGTCCGGGTTGGAGGATAGTTTCGCCACGGCCGCCGACACGGTGTTGCCGCGGTTGGCCGGTCTGCGAGTGAGTGAGTCGACGGTCCAGCGGGCGACCGAGGCCGCCGGCGAGCGGTTGGCCGAAGCCCAACATGCGGGCCAGACGTTCGGCCCGTCGACCCCGTGGGCGTGGCACAAGGATGCCGACGGGAAAACGGTCGGTTACGTGTCGGTCGACGCCACCGGCGTCGGGCAACAAGGTTCCCGCGGTGCCAAGGCCGAGGGGCGGATGGCGTACATCGGGATGATTGACAACCCGGTCCCCGAGGAACGCCCACGGTGGGCGAATCCGACGGCGGCCAAGCGACCGGAGTGGAAGGCCCGGTACGTGTCCCAGGTGCGGTCGCTCGCGGAGTTGGCCGAGCCGTTGCGGCGACAAGCCTCCCAGGTGAATCTGGGCGGTGCCGATCGATGGGTCGCGTTGTCCGACGGGGGCATTGGGTTGGAGGACTTCCTGCGGGCGAATTTCCCCCGTGTGGAAGCCGTCATCTTGGACTTCTACCACGTGGCCGAATACGTCGCCAAACTGTCCCGCGTCCTGCATCCGGGGGACGCGGACGCGGACCGGCGATGGCGGGAGACGACGTGCGAGGAACTCAAGACCTCCGGCGGATCCGCCGTGCTAGAGAAGGTCCGGTCGTTGGATCTCGCCGACCGGGCCGGGGCGGCGAGTGTTCGTGCGGAGGTCGTGACGTACTTCACGAATCAGACCCATCGGATGGATTACCCGCACTACTTGGCCCAGGGCTGGCAGATCGGCAGTGGTCCGGTGGAGAGTGCCTGCAAGACGGTCATCGGGGAACGCATGAAGGGCGGGGGAATGCGTTGGGGCGAGGACGGCGCCGATGCGATGAGCCACTTGCGCGCGCTGTTTTGTAGCTCGGATAACCAGTGGGCGGCGTTTTGGTCTAAGAATTAG
- a CDS encoding DUF1559 domain-containing protein, protein MADANLDAPPPRRPTWERVLTIAGVVVVLVFAYWFVGGFSQNRDTGMRGRSKNNLKQIGLGFHNWNEVFSRLPTPYAQLPDGTPLLADPTKRLSWRVSLLPFIDQGNLYKQFKLDEAWDGPINGPLGRTRVSVYSDGVRSDPSGDQTPYRVFVGGGALFDENQPIALADVTDGLSNTIMTIEAGETVPWAQYNELPFDPAASLPPLGGSFRDVILVGMADGSVREVKKSVDPQVLKAAITARGGESLPWRW, encoded by the coding sequence ATGGCCGACGCAAATCTCGACGCGCCGCCTCCCCGAAGACCCACCTGGGAGCGCGTTTTGACCATCGCCGGCGTGGTCGTGGTGTTGGTATTCGCCTACTGGTTTGTCGGCGGCTTTAGCCAGAATCGCGATACAGGCATGCGCGGCAGGTCGAAAAATAATTTGAAACAGATCGGGCTCGGGTTCCATAACTGGAACGAAGTTTTTTCCAGATTGCCCACACCATATGCCCAACTACCCGACGGCACACCACTACTGGCGGACCCGACCAAACGCCTGAGTTGGCGCGTCAGCCTGTTGCCATTTATTGATCAAGGAAACCTCTACAAACAGTTCAAATTGGACGAAGCGTGGGACGGCCCAATCAACGGGCCGCTCGGGCGGACACGGGTTTCTGTTTACAGTGACGGGGTCCGTTCGGACCCGTCGGGCGACCAGACCCCATACCGCGTGTTCGTGGGCGGCGGGGCGCTGTTCGACGAAAATCAGCCGATAGCTCTGGCGGACGTCACTGATGGCCTCTCGAATACGATTATGACCATTGAGGCCGGCGAGACGGTGCCGTGGGCCCAGTACAACGAACTCCCGTTCGACCCGGCCGCCTCACTTCCCCCGCTCGGCGGATCGTTCCGCGACGTGATCCTGGTCGGCATGGCCGACGGGAGCGTCCGGGAGGTCAAAAAATCAGTCGACCCACAGGTGCTGAAAGCCGCGATCACCGCTCGCGGAGGCGAGTCACTGCCGTGGAGGTGGTAA
- a CDS encoding DUF1559 domain-containing protein — translation MNYGPSRSRRHEFNTSDAIGFASFFIVVAVVLVLFLRSAQVEVYEPSKRAHSSDKIKIILPGLHGYHDSSSQLPMPFLAPPGGHPPPIEPSSRLSWRVALLPYIEQNKRYKQFKLDEAWDGPTNGPVARITLPEFNDRAWPSTDPNNQTPYRVFVGGGAIFDERKKMTFSDVGDGTSNTIMLIGATQTVPWAQYNELPFAPNAPLPPLGVPRRDWIPVGMVDGSVRMANKSIDPQVLKAAITANGGESLPEDWYWPWKRDPYTTGK, via the coding sequence GTGAACTACGGCCCCTCGCGGTCGCGGCGGCATGAGTTCAACACCTCAGACGCCATTGGCTTCGCATCTTTTTTCATTGTGGTGGCTGTCGTCCTCGTACTTTTTCTCAGATCCGCGCAAGTCGAAGTTTACGAACCGTCGAAGCGGGCACACTCGTCGGACAAAATCAAGATTATCCTCCCGGGTCTCCACGGATATCACGACTCGTCGTCTCAGCTCCCCATGCCCTTCCTTGCGCCGCCCGGCGGCCATCCACCTCCTATCGAACCATCTTCGCGCTTGAGTTGGCGCGTCGCCTTACTCCCATACATCGAGCAAAATAAGCGTTACAAGCAGTTCAAACTCGACGAAGCGTGGGACGGCCCGACCAACGGACCGGTCGCGCGAATAACCCTCCCCGAGTTCAACGATCGCGCATGGCCGTCCACCGATCCAAACAACCAAACGCCTTACCGCGTGTTCGTCGGCGGCGGAGCGATATTTGACGAGCGAAAAAAGATGACATTCAGCGATGTCGGCGACGGCACGTCGAACACCATCATGCTGATCGGGGCCACGCAAACAGTTCCGTGGGCCCAATACAACGAACTTCCGTTCGCCCCGAACGCCCCGCTTCCCCCGCTCGGTGTTCCTCGGCGTGACTGGATCCCGGTCGGGATGGTCGACGGGTCGGTGCGGATGGCAAATAAATCCATAGACCCGCAAGTGTTGAAAGCCGCGATCACCGCGAACGGCGGGGAATCGTTGCCGGAGGATTGGTACTGGCCATGGAAGCGCGATCCCTACACCACTGGTAAATGA